One window of the Hippocampus zosterae strain Florida chromosome 8, ASM2543408v3, whole genome shotgun sequence genome contains the following:
- the LOC127606300 gene encoding ephrin type-B receptor 3-like isoform X9, which produces MTMDYILLLCSFLLPVATAVEETLMDTKWATTELAWTSHPETGWEEVSGYDDAMNPIRTYQVCNVRELNQNNWLRSDFIPRKDVLRVYVEMKFTVRDCNSIPNIPGSCKETFNLFYYESDSDSATATSPFWMENPYVKVDTIAPDTSFSKLDSGLVNTKVRSFGPLSKAGFYLAFQDLGACMSLISVRVFYKKCSTTIANFAVFPETATGAEATSLVIAPGTCVPNALEVSVPLKLYCNGDGEWMVPVGACTCSAGFEPAMKDTQCQACSPGTFKYKQGEGFCLPCPANSRASAGAASVCSCRNGYHRSDTDTPDSPCTTVPSAPRNVISIVNETSLVLEWSEPRDRGGRDDTFYNIICKKCLPERGMCSRCDDNVDISPRHLGLTQRRVAVRNLQAHTQYSFEIQAVNGVSNKSPYTPQFSAVNITTNQAAPSAVPTVHLMAATASTMSLSWLPPEKPNGIILDYEIKYHEKVRTNDQGEAIAHTMTAQRSNARIEGLKAGTPYVVQVRARTVAGYGRYSNAADFSTNLQSDPPKLWQEQLPLIVGSATAVFVFIIAVVVIAIVCLRKQRNGSESEYTEKLQQYITPGMKVYIDPFTYEDPNEAVREFAKEIDVSCVKIEEVIGAGEFGEVCRGRLKLPGRREIIVAIKTLKVGYTDRQRRDFLSEASIMGQFDHPNIIRLEGVVTKSRPVMIVTEFMENGALDSFLRLNDGQFTVIQLVGMLRGIAAGMKYLSDMNYVHRDLAARNILVNSNLVCKVSDFGLSRFLEDDPTDPTYTSSLYFMLTYSFAYPQGGKIPIRWTAPEAIAYRKFTSASDVWSYGIVMWEVMSYGERPYWDMSNQDVINAVEQDYRLPPPMDCPTALHQLMLDCWVKERNLRPKFTQIVATLDKLIRNAASLKVVTNSTQSTGVSQPLLDRCVPDYTTFTTVGDWLDAIKMSRYHDNFINAGFASFDLVAQMTAEDLLRIGVTLAGHQKKILGSIQDMRLQMNQTLPVQV; this is translated from the exons AGACACTGATGGACACTAAGTGGGCCACGACAGAATTAGCCTGGACCTCGCACCCTGAGACTGGG tGGGAAGAGGTGAGTGGCTATGATGATGCCATGAATCCCATCCGGACGTACCAAGTATGTAATGTAAGAGAACTCAACCAGAATAACTGGCTACGCAGTGACTTTATCCCAAGGAAGGATGTGCTGCGTGTATATGTGGAGATGAAATTCACAGTCCGTGATTGCAACAGCATCCCAAACATCCCAGGCTCCTGCAAAGAGACGTTCAACCTCTTCTACTATGAGTCTGACTCGGACTCAGCCACAGCAACCAGTCCGTTCTGGATGGAAAACCCATATGTGAAAGTGGACACGATTGCCCCAGACACAAGCTTTTCCAAGCTTGATTCCGGACTGGTTAACACTAAAGTCAGAAGTTTTGGCCCCTTGTCCAAAGCCGGGTTCTACTTGGCCTTCCAGGACCTTGGGGCTTGCATGTCACTCATCTCCGTGAGGGTTTTTTATAAGAAGTGCTCCACCACCATTGCAAACTTTGCAGTCTTTCCAGAGACGGCAACTGGAGCCGAAGCAACGTCTTTGGTGATTGCACCTGGAACTTGTGTCCCCAACGCCTTGGAAGTGTCTGTGCCACTCAAATTGTACTGCAATGGAGATGGGGAATGGATGGTTCCTGTGGGTGCCTGCACCTGCTCGGCGGGTTTTGAACCAGCCATGAAGGACACGCAATGCCAAG CTTGCAGCCCTGGCACATTCAAGTACAAACAAGGGGAAGGCTTCTGCTTGCCTTGTCCGGCAAACAGCCGTGCCAGTGCCGGAGCGGCAAGCGTTTGCTCCTGTCGAAACGGTTACCACCgctcagacacagacacaccagACTCTCCGTGCACAA CTGTTCCCTCCGCCCCACGTAATGTCATCTCCATTGTGAATGAAACCTCGCTGGTCCTGGAATGGAGTGAGCCACGGGATCGGGGCGGCCGCGATGACACCTTCTACAACATCATCTGTAAGAAGTGCCTGCCTGAACGTGGAATGTGTTCCCGCTGCGATGACAACGTGGATATCTCACCACGCCACCTGGGTTTGACCCAGCGTCGAGTGGCGGTGCGCAATCTACAAGCCCATACCCAGTACAGCTTTGAGATTCAGGCAGTCAATGGAGTTTCCAACAAAAGCCCTTACACACCTCAGTTCTCTGCTGTGAATATCACCACTAATCAAGCCG CCCCGTCTGCAGTACCCACGGTTCACCTGATGGCAGCCACAGCAAGTACCATGAGCCTATCCTGGCTCCCTCCAGAAAAACCCAACGGAATCATTTTGGATTATGAGATTAAGTACCATGAGAAGGTAAGGACAAAT GATCAGGGTGAAGCTATTGCTCATACCATGACGGCCCAACGCAGCAATGCCCGCATCGAAGGTCTCAAGGCTGGTACGCCTTATGTGGTGCAGGTCCGTGCACGAACAGTAGCTGGTTATGGCCGTTATAGCAACGCAGCTGACTTCAGTACCAACCTGCAAA GTGACCCACCAAAACTGTGGCAGGAGCAACTACCCCTCATCGTAGGATCAGCCACTGCAGTATTTGTCTTTATCATTGCCGTTGTAGTCATCGCCATTGTCTGCCTCAG aaaacaaaggaATGGTTCAGAGTCAGAGTACACAGAGAAACTACAGCAATACA TCACTCCGGGAATGAAGGTCTACATTGACCCGTTCACCTATGAGGACCCAAACGAAGCCGTGAGGGAGTTTGCCAAAGAGATTGATGTCTCCTGTGTGAAGATCGAGGAGGTCATCGGCGCAG gagagtttggtgAAGTATGCCGTGGTCGCCTCAAGCTACCCGGCCGCCGTGAGATCATTGTCGCCATCAAGACTCTCAAAGTGGGCTACACTGACCGACAGAGGAGAGACTTCCTCTCAGAGGCATCCATCATGGGCCAGTTTGACCACCCCAATATCATCCGCTTGGAAGGGGTGGTCACCAAGAGTCGACCCGTGATGATTGTGACTGAGTTCATGGAAAATGGAGCACTGGATTCGTTCCTTAGG CTCAATGACGGGCAGTTCACAGTGATTCAGCTCGTTGGCATGCTACGTGGCATCGCAGCAGGCATGAAGTACCTGTCAGATATGAATTACGTGCACAGAGACTTGGCTGCCCGTAACATCCTGGTCAACAGTAACCTGGTGTGCAAGGTGTCCGACTTCGGCCTGTCTCGTTTCCTTGAGGACGACCCTACAGACCCGACCTACACAAGCTCACTG TATTTCATGCTCACCTACTCATTCGCATATCCACAGGGAGGGAAGATCCCAATTCGATGGACGGCACCGGAGGCAATTGCCTACAGGAAGTTCACCTCAGCGAGCGATGTGTGGAGCTACGGAATTGTCATGTGGGAAGTGATGTCATATGGAGAGCGGCCGTATTGGGACATGAGCAATCAAGAT GTGATAAATGCAGTGGAGCAGGACTATCGACTGCCCCCGCCGATGGACTGCCCCACAGCGCTACATCAGCTCATGTTAGACTGCTGGGTGAAAGAGCGCAACCTACGGCCAAAATTCACCCAGATTGTCGCCACCTTGGATAAACTCATTCGCAATGCCGCCAGCCTCAAGGTGGTCACCAACAGCACACAGTCGACTGG GGTATCCCAACCCTTGCTTGACCGCTGCGTGCCAGACTATACAACTTTCACCACTGTGGGAGACTGGCTGGACGCCATCAAGATGAGCCGCTACCATGACAATTTCATCAATGCCGGATTTGCTTCCTTTGACCTGGTTGCCCAGATGACAGCAGA
- the LOC127606300 gene encoding ephrin type-B receptor 3-like isoform X12, translating into MTMDYILLLCSFLLPVATAVEETLMDTKWATTELAWTSHPETGWEEVSGYDDAMNPIRTYQVCNVRELNQNNWLRSDFIPRKDVLRVYVEMKFTVRDCNSIPNIPGSCKETFNLFYYESDSDSATATSPFWMENPYVKVDTIAPDTSFSKLDSGLVNTKVRSFGPLSKAGFYLAFQDLGACMSLISVRVFYKKCSTTIANFAVFPETATGAEATSLVIAPGTCVPNALEVSVPLKLYCNGDGEWMVPVGACTCSAGFEPAMKDTQCQACSPGTFKYKQGEGFCLPCPANSRASAGAASVCSCRNGYHRSDTDTPDSPCTTVPSAPRNVISIVNETSLVLEWSEPRDRGGRDDTFYNIICKKCLPERGMCSRCDDNVDISPRHLGLTQRRVAVRNLQAHTQYSFEIQAVNGVSNKSPYTPQFSAVNITTNQAAPSAVPTVHLMAATASTMSLSWLPPEKPNGIILDYEIKYHEKVRTNDQGEAIAHTMTAQRSNARIEGLKAGTPYVVQVRARTVAGYGRYSNAADFSTNLQSDPPKLWQEQLPLIVGSATAVFVFIIAVVVIAIVCLRKQRNGSESEYTEKLQQYITPGMKVYIDPFTYEDPNEAVREFAKEIDVSCVKIEEVIGAGEFGEVCRGRLKLPGRREIIVAIKTLKVGYTDRQRRDFLSEASIMGQFDHPNIIRLEGVVTKSRPVMIVTEFMENGALDSFLRLNDGQFTVIQLVGMLRGIAAGMKYLSDMNYVHRDLAARNILVNSNLVCKVSDFGLSRFLEDDPTDPTYTSSLGGKIPIRWTAPEAIAYRKFTSASDVWSYGIVMWEVMSYGERPYWDMSNQDVINAVEQDYRLPPPMDCPTALHQLMLDCWVKERNLRPKFTQIVATLDKLIRNAASLKVVTNSTQSTGVSQPLLDRCVPDYTTFTTVGDWLDAIKMSRYHDNFINAGFASFDLVAQMTAEDLLRIGVTLAGHQKKILGSIQDMRLQMNQTLPVQV; encoded by the exons AGACACTGATGGACACTAAGTGGGCCACGACAGAATTAGCCTGGACCTCGCACCCTGAGACTGGG tGGGAAGAGGTGAGTGGCTATGATGATGCCATGAATCCCATCCGGACGTACCAAGTATGTAATGTAAGAGAACTCAACCAGAATAACTGGCTACGCAGTGACTTTATCCCAAGGAAGGATGTGCTGCGTGTATATGTGGAGATGAAATTCACAGTCCGTGATTGCAACAGCATCCCAAACATCCCAGGCTCCTGCAAAGAGACGTTCAACCTCTTCTACTATGAGTCTGACTCGGACTCAGCCACAGCAACCAGTCCGTTCTGGATGGAAAACCCATATGTGAAAGTGGACACGATTGCCCCAGACACAAGCTTTTCCAAGCTTGATTCCGGACTGGTTAACACTAAAGTCAGAAGTTTTGGCCCCTTGTCCAAAGCCGGGTTCTACTTGGCCTTCCAGGACCTTGGGGCTTGCATGTCACTCATCTCCGTGAGGGTTTTTTATAAGAAGTGCTCCACCACCATTGCAAACTTTGCAGTCTTTCCAGAGACGGCAACTGGAGCCGAAGCAACGTCTTTGGTGATTGCACCTGGAACTTGTGTCCCCAACGCCTTGGAAGTGTCTGTGCCACTCAAATTGTACTGCAATGGAGATGGGGAATGGATGGTTCCTGTGGGTGCCTGCACCTGCTCGGCGGGTTTTGAACCAGCCATGAAGGACACGCAATGCCAAG CTTGCAGCCCTGGCACATTCAAGTACAAACAAGGGGAAGGCTTCTGCTTGCCTTGTCCGGCAAACAGCCGTGCCAGTGCCGGAGCGGCAAGCGTTTGCTCCTGTCGAAACGGTTACCACCgctcagacacagacacaccagACTCTCCGTGCACAA CTGTTCCCTCCGCCCCACGTAATGTCATCTCCATTGTGAATGAAACCTCGCTGGTCCTGGAATGGAGTGAGCCACGGGATCGGGGCGGCCGCGATGACACCTTCTACAACATCATCTGTAAGAAGTGCCTGCCTGAACGTGGAATGTGTTCCCGCTGCGATGACAACGTGGATATCTCACCACGCCACCTGGGTTTGACCCAGCGTCGAGTGGCGGTGCGCAATCTACAAGCCCATACCCAGTACAGCTTTGAGATTCAGGCAGTCAATGGAGTTTCCAACAAAAGCCCTTACACACCTCAGTTCTCTGCTGTGAATATCACCACTAATCAAGCCG CCCCGTCTGCAGTACCCACGGTTCACCTGATGGCAGCCACAGCAAGTACCATGAGCCTATCCTGGCTCCCTCCAGAAAAACCCAACGGAATCATTTTGGATTATGAGATTAAGTACCATGAGAAGGTAAGGACAAAT GATCAGGGTGAAGCTATTGCTCATACCATGACGGCCCAACGCAGCAATGCCCGCATCGAAGGTCTCAAGGCTGGTACGCCTTATGTGGTGCAGGTCCGTGCACGAACAGTAGCTGGTTATGGCCGTTATAGCAACGCAGCTGACTTCAGTACCAACCTGCAAA GTGACCCACCAAAACTGTGGCAGGAGCAACTACCCCTCATCGTAGGATCAGCCACTGCAGTATTTGTCTTTATCATTGCCGTTGTAGTCATCGCCATTGTCTGCCTCAG aaaacaaaggaATGGTTCAGAGTCAGAGTACACAGAGAAACTACAGCAATACA TCACTCCGGGAATGAAGGTCTACATTGACCCGTTCACCTATGAGGACCCAAACGAAGCCGTGAGGGAGTTTGCCAAAGAGATTGATGTCTCCTGTGTGAAGATCGAGGAGGTCATCGGCGCAG gagagtttggtgAAGTATGCCGTGGTCGCCTCAAGCTACCCGGCCGCCGTGAGATCATTGTCGCCATCAAGACTCTCAAAGTGGGCTACACTGACCGACAGAGGAGAGACTTCCTCTCAGAGGCATCCATCATGGGCCAGTTTGACCACCCCAATATCATCCGCTTGGAAGGGGTGGTCACCAAGAGTCGACCCGTGATGATTGTGACTGAGTTCATGGAAAATGGAGCACTGGATTCGTTCCTTAGG CTCAATGACGGGCAGTTCACAGTGATTCAGCTCGTTGGCATGCTACGTGGCATCGCAGCAGGCATGAAGTACCTGTCAGATATGAATTACGTGCACAGAGACTTGGCTGCCCGTAACATCCTGGTCAACAGTAACCTGGTGTGCAAGGTGTCCGACTTCGGCCTGTCTCGTTTCCTTGAGGACGACCCTACAGACCCGACCTACACAAGCTCACTG GGAGGGAAGATCCCAATTCGATGGACGGCACCGGAGGCAATTGCCTACAGGAAGTTCACCTCAGCGAGCGATGTGTGGAGCTACGGAATTGTCATGTGGGAAGTGATGTCATATGGAGAGCGGCCGTATTGGGACATGAGCAATCAAGAT GTGATAAATGCAGTGGAGCAGGACTATCGACTGCCCCCGCCGATGGACTGCCCCACAGCGCTACATCAGCTCATGTTAGACTGCTGGGTGAAAGAGCGCAACCTACGGCCAAAATTCACCCAGATTGTCGCCACCTTGGATAAACTCATTCGCAATGCCGCCAGCCTCAAGGTGGTCACCAACAGCACACAGTCGACTGG GGTATCCCAACCCTTGCTTGACCGCTGCGTGCCAGACTATACAACTTTCACCACTGTGGGAGACTGGCTGGACGCCATCAAGATGAGCCGCTACCATGACAATTTCATCAATGCCGGATTTGCTTCCTTTGACCTGGTTGCCCAGATGACAGCAGA
- the LOC127606300 gene encoding ephrin type-B receptor 3-like isoform X11 yields MTMDYILLLCSFLLPVATAVEETLMDTKWATTELAWTSHPETGWEEVSGYDDAMNPIRTYQVCNVRELNQNNWLRSDFIPRKDVLRVYVEMKFTVRDCNSIPNIPGSCKETFNLFYYESDSDSATATSPFWMENPYVKVDTIAPDTSFSKLDSGLVNTKVRSFGPLSKAGFYLAFQDLGACMSLISVRVFYKKCSTTIANFAVFPETATGAEATSLVIAPGTCVPNALEVSVPLKLYCNGDGEWMVPVGACTCSAGFEPAMKDTQCQACSPGTFKYKQGEGFCLPCPANSRASAGAASVCSCRNGYHRSDTDTPDSPCTTVPSAPRNVISIVNETSLVLEWSEPRDRGGRDDTFYNIICKKCLPERGMCSRCDDNVDISPRHLGLTQRRVAVRNLQAHTQYSFEIQAVNGVSNKSPYTPQFSAVNITTNQAAPSAVPTVHLMAATASTMSLSWLPPEKPNGIILDYEIKYHEKDQGEAIAHTMTAQRSNARIEGLKAGTPYVVQVRARTVAGYGRYSNAADFSTNLQSDPPKLWQEQLPLIVGSATAVFVFIIAVVVIAIVCLRKQRNGSESEYTEKLQQYKSPIVTPGMKVYIDPFTYEDPNEAVREFAKEIDVSCVKIEEVIGAGEFGEVCRGRLKLPGRREIIVAIKTLKVGYTDRQRRDFLSEASIMGQFDHPNIIRLEGVVTKSRPVMIVTEFMENGALDSFLRLNDGQFTVIQLVGMLRGIAAGMKYLSDMNYVHRDLAARNILVNSNLVCKVSDFGLSRFLEDDPTDPTYTSSLGGKIPIRWTAPEAIAYRKFTSASDVWSYGIVMWEVMSYGERPYWDMSNQDVINAVEQDYRLPPPMDCPTALHQLMLDCWVKERNLRPKFTQIVATLDKLIRNAASLKVVTNSTQSTGVSQPLLDRCVPDYTTFTTVGDWLDAIKMSRYHDNFINAGFASFDLVAQMTAEDLLRIGVTLAGHQKKILGSIQDMRLQMNQTLPVQV; encoded by the exons AGACACTGATGGACACTAAGTGGGCCACGACAGAATTAGCCTGGACCTCGCACCCTGAGACTGGG tGGGAAGAGGTGAGTGGCTATGATGATGCCATGAATCCCATCCGGACGTACCAAGTATGTAATGTAAGAGAACTCAACCAGAATAACTGGCTACGCAGTGACTTTATCCCAAGGAAGGATGTGCTGCGTGTATATGTGGAGATGAAATTCACAGTCCGTGATTGCAACAGCATCCCAAACATCCCAGGCTCCTGCAAAGAGACGTTCAACCTCTTCTACTATGAGTCTGACTCGGACTCAGCCACAGCAACCAGTCCGTTCTGGATGGAAAACCCATATGTGAAAGTGGACACGATTGCCCCAGACACAAGCTTTTCCAAGCTTGATTCCGGACTGGTTAACACTAAAGTCAGAAGTTTTGGCCCCTTGTCCAAAGCCGGGTTCTACTTGGCCTTCCAGGACCTTGGGGCTTGCATGTCACTCATCTCCGTGAGGGTTTTTTATAAGAAGTGCTCCACCACCATTGCAAACTTTGCAGTCTTTCCAGAGACGGCAACTGGAGCCGAAGCAACGTCTTTGGTGATTGCACCTGGAACTTGTGTCCCCAACGCCTTGGAAGTGTCTGTGCCACTCAAATTGTACTGCAATGGAGATGGGGAATGGATGGTTCCTGTGGGTGCCTGCACCTGCTCGGCGGGTTTTGAACCAGCCATGAAGGACACGCAATGCCAAG CTTGCAGCCCTGGCACATTCAAGTACAAACAAGGGGAAGGCTTCTGCTTGCCTTGTCCGGCAAACAGCCGTGCCAGTGCCGGAGCGGCAAGCGTTTGCTCCTGTCGAAACGGTTACCACCgctcagacacagacacaccagACTCTCCGTGCACAA CTGTTCCCTCCGCCCCACGTAATGTCATCTCCATTGTGAATGAAACCTCGCTGGTCCTGGAATGGAGTGAGCCACGGGATCGGGGCGGCCGCGATGACACCTTCTACAACATCATCTGTAAGAAGTGCCTGCCTGAACGTGGAATGTGTTCCCGCTGCGATGACAACGTGGATATCTCACCACGCCACCTGGGTTTGACCCAGCGTCGAGTGGCGGTGCGCAATCTACAAGCCCATACCCAGTACAGCTTTGAGATTCAGGCAGTCAATGGAGTTTCCAACAAAAGCCCTTACACACCTCAGTTCTCTGCTGTGAATATCACCACTAATCAAGCCG CCCCGTCTGCAGTACCCACGGTTCACCTGATGGCAGCCACAGCAAGTACCATGAGCCTATCCTGGCTCCCTCCAGAAAAACCCAACGGAATCATTTTGGATTATGAGATTAAGTACCATGAGAAG GATCAGGGTGAAGCTATTGCTCATACCATGACGGCCCAACGCAGCAATGCCCGCATCGAAGGTCTCAAGGCTGGTACGCCTTATGTGGTGCAGGTCCGTGCACGAACAGTAGCTGGTTATGGCCGTTATAGCAACGCAGCTGACTTCAGTACCAACCTGCAAA GTGACCCACCAAAACTGTGGCAGGAGCAACTACCCCTCATCGTAGGATCAGCCACTGCAGTATTTGTCTTTATCATTGCCGTTGTAGTCATCGCCATTGTCTGCCTCAG aaaacaaaggaATGGTTCAGAGTCAGAGTACACAGAGAAACTACAGCAATACA AATCCCCTATAGTCACTCCGGGAATGAAGGTCTACATTGACCCGTTCACCTATGAGGACCCAAACGAAGCCGTGAGGGAGTTTGCCAAAGAGATTGATGTCTCCTGTGTGAAGATCGAGGAGGTCATCGGCGCAG gagagtttggtgAAGTATGCCGTGGTCGCCTCAAGCTACCCGGCCGCCGTGAGATCATTGTCGCCATCAAGACTCTCAAAGTGGGCTACACTGACCGACAGAGGAGAGACTTCCTCTCAGAGGCATCCATCATGGGCCAGTTTGACCACCCCAATATCATCCGCTTGGAAGGGGTGGTCACCAAGAGTCGACCCGTGATGATTGTGACTGAGTTCATGGAAAATGGAGCACTGGATTCGTTCCTTAGG CTCAATGACGGGCAGTTCACAGTGATTCAGCTCGTTGGCATGCTACGTGGCATCGCAGCAGGCATGAAGTACCTGTCAGATATGAATTACGTGCACAGAGACTTGGCTGCCCGTAACATCCTGGTCAACAGTAACCTGGTGTGCAAGGTGTCCGACTTCGGCCTGTCTCGTTTCCTTGAGGACGACCCTACAGACCCGACCTACACAAGCTCACTG GGAGGGAAGATCCCAATTCGATGGACGGCACCGGAGGCAATTGCCTACAGGAAGTTCACCTCAGCGAGCGATGTGTGGAGCTACGGAATTGTCATGTGGGAAGTGATGTCATATGGAGAGCGGCCGTATTGGGACATGAGCAATCAAGAT GTGATAAATGCAGTGGAGCAGGACTATCGACTGCCCCCGCCGATGGACTGCCCCACAGCGCTACATCAGCTCATGTTAGACTGCTGGGTGAAAGAGCGCAACCTACGGCCAAAATTCACCCAGATTGTCGCCACCTTGGATAAACTCATTCGCAATGCCGCCAGCCTCAAGGTGGTCACCAACAGCACACAGTCGACTGG GGTATCCCAACCCTTGCTTGACCGCTGCGTGCCAGACTATACAACTTTCACCACTGTGGGAGACTGGCTGGACGCCATCAAGATGAGCCGCTACCATGACAATTTCATCAATGCCGGATTTGCTTCCTTTGACCTGGTTGCCCAGATGACAGCAGA